A portion of the Bacillus thuringiensis genome contains these proteins:
- a CDS encoding flagellar hook-length control protein FliK has translation MFINFSLLDINRIILPHSPTGPTGATGSTGLTGSTGATGATGSTGSTGSTGSTGSTGPTGATGATGSTGSTGPIGSIGFTGSTGPTGATGSTGSTGSTGPTGATGSTGSTGSTGPTGATGSTGSTGSTGPTGATGSTGHTGSTGSTGPTGAASVGLTNYLYVFDTTNQSIAVGSSVTFNTNGPITGTALSHITGTGNIIINTLGTYVAEFQLQASRENQFSLELNGTPIPGGRFGTGSPHTINQGTAAFTVTVVPSTLTLINNTSSASTITLSNSDGGSLTNVSASISIFQVG, from the coding sequence ATGTTCATTAACTTTTCACTTTTAGATATTAACCGTATTATTCTCCCACATTCTCCTACTGGACCTACCGGGGCTACTGGTTCCACTGGACTTACTGGCTCCACTGGGGCTACTGGGGCTACTGGCTCCACTGGCTCCACTGGCTCTACTGGCTCTACCGGTTCCACTGGACCTACTGGGGCTACTGGGGCTACTGGCTCTACCGGTTCCACTGGACCTATTGGTTCCATTGGTTTCACTGGTTCCACCGGGCCTACTGGGGCTACCGGTTCTACTGGCTCCACTGGTTCCACCGGGCCTACTGGGGCTACCGGTTCTACTGGCTCCACTGGTTCCACCGGGCCTACTGGGGCTACCGGTTCTACTGGCTCCACTGGTTCCACCGGGCCTACTGGGGCTACCGGCTCTACTGGACATACTGGCTCTACCGGTTCCACCGGACCTACTGGGGCGGCTAGTGTAGGGTTAACAAACTATCTATATGTTTTTGATACTACTAACCAATCAATCGCAGTGGGAAGTAGTGTTACTTTTAACACAAATGGACCTATAACAGGAACTGCCCTTAGTCACATCACAGGTACTGGAAATATTATAATTAATACACTAGGAACATATGTAGCAGAGTTTCAATTACAAGCTTCTCGCGAAAACCAATTCTCCCTCGAACTAAATGGTACACCAATTCCAGGTGGGCGTTTTGGTACGGGGTCACCACATACAATAAATCAAGGTACTGCTGCTTTTACCGTAACAGTTGTCCCTTCAACATTGACTTTAATAAATAACACCTCTTCAGCAAGTACTATCACTCTCTCAAATAGTGATGGCGGCTCTTTAACAAATGTCTCTGCAAGTATAAGTATTTTTCAGGTCGGAT